The DNA window GGTAAAAACGATATCAGAAGAGGAGACGTAGCTGGTCACGTAAGTGATGCTCCTACTGTAGCTAAAGAATTTGATGCACAAATTGTTGTTTTACAACACCCTGGTGTAATCACCGTTGGATACACTCCTGTATTCCACTGTCACACTTCTCAAGTTGCATGTACTTTCTTAGAATTAACTGCAAAATTAGATCCTGCAACTGGTCAAATTGCTGAAGAAAACCCTGACTTCTTAAAAACCGGTAACGCAGCATTCGTAAAAATTAAACCTACTAAACCTATGGTTATCGAAAACGCAAAAGTTATCCCACAAATGGGTAGATTTGCTATCAGGGATATGGGTCAAACTGTTGCTGCTGGTTTATGTACTGGTATTGAACCAGCTAAATAAGCAGGTTTTTCTTAAGTTAAACTAGAATATGGATTTTCCATATTCTTTTAAATTATTTTTCGGTTATTTTTTTTCGTGTTGGAGGATGAAAATGCAACAAGCAAGAATTAAGCTTACAGGAACAGACCCAGAAAAATTAGCTTATGTATGTGATCAACTTAAAAAGATTGCAGAAAGAACTGGTGTTGATTTATCTGGACCTATCCCATTACCTACTAAAAAATTAGTAGTTCCAACAAGAAAATCACCAGATGGTGAAGGAAAAGCTTCTTGGGAAAAATGGGAACTTAGAATTCATAAACGTTTAGTCGGAATTGGAGCTGACGAACGTGCTATGAGACAAGTTATGAAAGTTAATGTTCCTGATAATGTAAGTATTGAAATTGAACTTAAAGACTAAAATATTTAGATTTCTTCTAAATATTTTTTCTCATGTCTTTTATATCATGCCGAGATAGTCTAGTCTGGTAAGGCGCAGGACTTGAAATCCTGTGGAGTGTTCTCCGCCTGGGTTCAAATCCCAGTCTCGGCGTTATTTTTAATCTATTTTTTCTTTTATTACTATTTTTAAAAAATTTTATATTGAAATAGCTTTTTTTTGATTTAATAATATAAAAATAAGATATTTAACAAGATTAATTAATTAAGTTTTATTAATCTTTCATTTAATTCTTCAATTGAGTTAACTACATCCTTTTCATTTAATGATTCTATTATTGGTCTTGTAATGAGCACTACATCAATATTTTTTGAATTAGCTGCTTCTATTTTAGATATTACTCCACCTATGTCTCCACTTTCTTTTGTTATTATAACTGATGCATCAGTTTTTTCAATTAATCTTTCATTTTCTTCTGTAGTGGAAGTTCCTTTCATTGGAATAATATGATCTTTTATAACGCCTAATTTTTCACATTTTTCAAGAGAACTTTTTACTTCTAATATTCTTGGATAGAAATATTCTGGAGAAACATATTTTAAAATAGTTTCCATTGTATTGGCTCCTGCAAAATGTAATACATAAGATTGATTATATTTTTCAGCTATTAATTTTCCAGCATCATCAAATGAATTTACTTGAATGACTCGTGAATCATCAATATTTTCAAAGTTTGATGTAGGTCTTTCAAAACGAATATATGGTATTTTACAAATTTTTGAAACTTCAATTGCTGTATTTGTTACATGGGATGCAAATGGATGTGTTGCATCAATAAAAATATCAAAATTAGTTTTTCCATTTAAGATGTTTATTATTTCATCTTTTGGAAGGGGTTTAGCTATTGTGGCATCACTTCCACCATCAATAGCTAATTTAGATCCATATTCTGTGGTTGTAGTAGTTAAAATGTATGAATTGAAATTATTCTTAATAAATTTAATAATTTCAATTGACTCTTTGGTACCGCCCATTAAGAATACATTTAACTTTTTCATAATCAACCACTAATCGGTAGGTATTAACCTATTCATTATTCTGTCAGATATTAAGATTGTACATGCAACTAAAAAGATTAAAACCCAATCGATTAATCCAATAGCTGATGTTCTAAATATCATTTGGAGGTATGGGACATATATTACTAATAATTGTAATACAAAGGAGATTGCAATTGCTATGTATAGGTATGTACTTCTTTTGTCTGAGTTGGATTTGGCATTGTATGCGTTAAATAATTGATAAACAACAAACAATGTAAATGCAACAGTCATTGCTTTAGATTCTGTTTCACCAATGTTTAGATTATAAGCAAATAATCCTAAAGTACCTATAGCCATTACTGCACCTGCAACTATGATTTTGATTATCACTCTTTTATTTAAAATGTCTCCAGTTTCAGGCTTTCTGTCCATAATGTCTCTTTCTTCTCCTTCCATACCTAATGTTTGAGCTGGAGGACCATCCATAATAATGTTAATCCATAGTAATTGTACTGGATTAAATGGAATAGGTAAAGATGCAAATGAAGCACCTAAGATTGTTAAAATAGCCCCAATATTTGTGGAAACCTGGAATTTAACAAATCTTTTAATGTTATCATAAATTTTTCTTCCTTCTCTTATTGCTTTTACAATAGTTACAAAATTATCATCTTGAATAACCATGTCTGCTGATTCTTTTGCAACATCAGTACCTGATCCCATAGCAACTCCAATAGATGCTTTTTTAAGAGCAGGCGCATCGTTCACTCCATCTCCAGTCATTGAGACAATATTTCCTTTGTTTTGCAAGGTTTCAACAATTCTCATTTTTTGTTCAGGATAAACTCTTGCATAAACTTGAATATCATCTGCAGCTTTTAGATATTCTTCTTCACTTAAATCATCAAGTTCTTCACCGTTAATTACACGACCATCAGTTAATATTCCGATTTCTCTTGCAATTGCAGCTGCTGTTTCTTGGTGGTCACCAGTAATCATTTTAACTTGAATTCCGGCATCCATACAATCTTTAACAGCTATTTTTGCTTCTTCACGTGGTGGGTCCATCATTCCAACAAGTCCAGTGAAGATTAAGTCAGATTCAATTTCAGAAGATTTTTTGTCATCATCATAATTAAAATTCTTATAAGCAAGTCCAAGAACTCTAAGTGCAGAGTTTGTCATTTTACTTATATTTTTAATCATGTTTTCTTTAGTTTCATTATCAAGAATTTCAATGTTTCCATCTTTATCAATGTATTTACATAAGTCAAGAACTAATTCTGGAGCACCTTTAGTTAATACAATTGAATTTTCATTAGCTGATGTAGATAATGAGTGGATTGTTGTCATTCTTTTACGTACACTATCTAATGGAAGTTCTTTTATTCTTGGATATTCTTTTTCCAATTCGCTTTTAATGAAATTGTTATCTTCACCATATTTCATTATAGCTCCATCAGTTGGATCTCCAATAATTTTTCCATCTTTAATAGTTGTATTTGTACATAATCCGCAGATTAAGTAAGATTTTTCTTTATTAAATAATTCCTCTTCTCTTACAGTCATTTTATTTTCAGTTAATGTACCTGTTTTATCAGTACAGATAATAGTACATGAACCTAATGTTTCTACTGCAAGTAATCTACGAACAACAGCATTTGATTTAGCCATTTGTTGCATACCTAAAGCTAAAGTTAATGTTAAAACTGCAGGTAAACCTTCAGGAACTGCAGCCACTGCTAAAGATACTGCTGTCATAAATGTTTCGACAATAGGAATGTTTTTAAGAAGCTCTACAACGAATACGAATGCACATACTATAATTGCAATAATAGCTAATGTTTTTCCTAGTTTTCCAACTTTTGCTTGTAGTGGAGTTTCTTTTTCTTCTCCTTGAATCATTTCTGCTATTTTACCAATTGAGGTGTCCATTCCTATAGCAAATACAACACCTATTGCATTTCCTCCGACTACTGCAGAGTCCATATATGCAATATGGGAAGCTAATTGTTTTTCCACTTTTTTATCAGTTAAATCTAAAGATTCACTTCCATCATATTCTCCGGATTTAGTAACTGGTCTTGATTCTCCAGTTAAAGAGGATTCATCAATTCTTAATTCATTAGTTTCAATTAATATGAGATCTGCTGGAACTTTATCTCCTTCTTCAAGAAGAACGATATCTCCAATAGTTAATTCGTTTCCAGCTACTTTTACAACTTCACCATTTCTTTTAACTACAGCTTCAGTTGATACTAAACTTTTCAGTTTTTCCATAGCTTTTTCAGCACGATATTCTTGAATAAAACCAATTACTGCATTTAATATTACAACAATTAAAATTACACAGGTATCAATAACATCTCCAACAAAGTAAGCTGCAATAGCTGCAACTATTAAAAGGAGAATTAACACATCTGCAAATTGTAATAAAAAAAGAACAATTGGGTGCTTTTTCTTTTCTTCTTTAAGTTCATTAGGTCCATATTTCTCAAGTCTTGCACTAGCTTCCTGAGAACTTAAACCATTTAAAGAAGTTTTAAATTTCTCTAATATCTTGTCCTTCATTGTTATCCCTATAATATATAAAAACTGGCTTTTTTGTAGTTTTTAAGCTTCATTTTACGAGGACCAGTATTTAAATCTTCATTAAATAAAGGCCTTATTATAAGTTTAGCATTAGTTAAATCTTTTAATTTTACAAGATATGGCTGAAGTTCACTAGGGGGTCTAATAGAGTATATAATATCAACATCTTTGTATAAATCCAAATTTGGATTGGTTATATCGTCTTTTATGACACTTTCATCAGCAGGTCTAATATCAGTTTTTATAATATCAACCTGGTCTTGTTTCTTTAGATATTGATATACAAGGTCAACTTTTCCAACTCCAATTTCAGCTATTTTTAAAGGCCGTTTATCGGTAATTGTTAGAATGTATTCTCCTAAATCTTCCCACATCTTTCTGCCTCTACCTGTTTAAAAGATTCATGTATATTATTAATATTATATAATATAAATATTGTTTATTGATAGTTTTATATACTACGAACTTATTATATGTTATAGAAGGTAATTTTTATGAGAGTTAGAGAATTTGTACCAAATGATTTGAGGAGAGTTCATTTTATTCATGAAACTTCTTTTGACCAATCTTATGGTTTAGCTATTTTTAGAAAATTATATGATATTGGTGCAGGTTTTCTAGTTGCTGAAGATAATGGCTTAGTTGTAGGTTACATTTTATTTTGGATAAAAGAAGAAAATGTAGGTCATATCATCTCAATAGCTGTTGATGAAAAATACAGATGTTTAAAAGCAGGTACAATGCTGTTATCAAGAGCAATTTCCACATTAAAAATATGTAAATTAAGTAAAATTACTTTAGAAGTTAATGAAAATAATAAAATAGCTATCAACTTCTATAAAAAGTTTAATTTTCAAGTTGATAGGTTAGTTCCAAAGTACTATGACAACGGGGATGGTGCCATAGTAATGTATTTGGATATTTAATGATTGATTCTAAGTTAGTTAGATACATTAGAAAGTCATATTGAAACTTTGATTGTATGTAGTGGCATTAATTAAATCATTTACTGATACTAAACCACTTGAAAGTGCTAAAGCAATAATCAAAACATACAATATTAAAATTCCTAGTTGTATACGCCCATGTTTTTTAGCTACTGGATCTTTTCTTGTTGCAAGGTAAATAGCTATTATTAATCCAACTATTCCTCCTAAAATACAGAATAAATAACCCATAATAATTAAAAATTTACTTGTGCTAGATTTATTTGGATTATTTTCACTATATTTAATAAAAATTGGTGGTTGATCAAAGGTTTGTTCACCAGCATTTTTAAATATTAATGGTGTTCCACATTTTACACAGTATGTCGCTTCAGGAGGATTTTCACTACCGCATAAAGGACATGTATTTTCATTTACATCAATTTTAGGAAATTCATATCCACATTTTACACAAAAACCAAATTTATCATCACTTGTTGTGTTACATTGAGGGCATCTTCTTAGAACCATATTATCATCATGTCAATTTTATTATACATATAATTATATCGAACTTATATTTAAATATCCCACATTAATTATTTATATGTAAAAGACATAAAATTATATTATTATAATTATTACTATATTTTTTATTATTTTTTTAAGGGATTACAATGGCAAAAGCAACATCAAAAGAATTATACGAATTTAAAAAAACTTTAAAAGAATTATCTGGTAAACGTGGTAAAGGTACTGAACTTGTTTCTGTTTATATTCCACATGATAAACAATTAAGTGATGTTGGAAAGCAAATGAGGGATGAACTTGGTCAAAGTGCTAACATTAAAAGTAAATCTACAAGAAAAAATGTTCAATCAGCTATTGAGGTTATTTTACAAAGAATTAGATTATTTAAACAACCTCCTGAAAATGGTTTAGTTTTATTTGTTGGTATGATTCCTAAAGGAGGGCCAGGTACTGAAAAAATGGAAACATATGTATTTGAGCCACCTGAAGCTATTACAACTTATTGGTATCAATGTAACAATGAATTTTTCTTAGAACCATTAGAACACATGATTGAAGAGCATGAAACCTATGGTTTAGCTGTAATTGACAGGAAAGAAGCTACAATAGCTACTTTAAAAGGTAAAAAAGTTACAATTTTAAACCATTTAACTAGTGGTGTTCCAGGTAAACATAAAGCTGGGGGACAATCACAAAGAAGGTTTGACCGTGTTATTGATCTTGCTGCTCACGAGTTCAAAAAAAGGATTGGAGATCATATGAATGAAGATTTCCTTGCTTTGGAAGAACTTAAAGGAGTTATTATTGGTGGTCCTGGATTTACTAAAGAGGAGTTTGTAAAAGGGGACTATCTTAATTATGAGATTAAAGATAAAATCATTGCAACTGTAGATACTTCTTATACTGGTGAATTTGGTATTAGAGAAGTTATTGACAAATCTGCAGACATTTTAAATGATTTAGATGTAATGCATGAGAAAAAAATTGTCCAAAAATTCTTAAAAGAGTTGATTAAGGAAAAAGGACTTGCAGCTTATGGTGAAAATGAAGTAAGAAACAGCTTAATTATGGGTGCTGTGGATACTTTATTATTGTCTGAAGATTTAGTAGCTATTCATAAAGTTTTAAAATGTCCAGCATGTGGTGAAACTAAAGAGTTGACTGTTAAAAATGAGGCTGAATATTCTAAAGCAGATTATAGATGTGAAAAATGTAATGAGTCTTTAAAAGAAGAAAGTTCTCTTGATTTAATTGATGACTTTGTAGAAAAAGCTGAAGAAATGGATACTACTGTTGAATTCATATCTTCTGAAACTGAAGAAGGAATGCAGCTTTTAAGAGCATTTGGTGGAATTGCAGCTATATTACGTTATCATTTAGGATAATGTTCAAACCTTTTATTTTCCACTAATTTTTTATTATTTTGTTTTTATTTTTCAAGAAAAAATATTTATTTTGATGATTTTTTTTAATTTTTATTTAATTTGTTTAATTTATTTGCTTTTTTTACTAATTTTCTGAACTTTTTTTCTAAAAATAACATTGTTTATATATTAGTAAATTTAAATAATATATTGTATTGTTAAATATTCTTGTTAATAAACTAGGATAATCTGAATTTTTATTTAATGATATGTGATGGATTATATTTACAAGATTTTTATTTTGTATTTAATTCATTGAAACTTAATTAATGGAGGAATATTTGTGTCATATGTAGATGATGTAATCGAATTAGTTGTAAAACAAAATCCCTCTGAACCAGAATTCCATCAAGCTGTAAAAGAAGTATTGGAATCCTTAAGAGTGGTCATTGAAGAAAATGAAGAAGAATTTAAGAAAAATGCACTTCTTGAAAGATTAGTAAACCCAGAAAGACAATTAAAATTCCGTGTTCCTTGGGTAGATGACAATGGTCAAGTACAAGTAAATACTGGATACCGTGTACAATTTAACAGTGCTATTGGACCTTACAAAGGAGGATTACGTTTCCACCCTTCCGTAAATGTAGGTATTATTAAATTCTTAGGATTTGAACAAATCTTTAAAAACTCTTTAACTGGACTCCCAATTGGTGGAGGAAAAGGAGGATCTGACTTTGATCCTAAAGGAAAATCTGATAGGGAAATAATGGCATTCTGTCAAAGTTTCATGACTGAATTATGCAAATATATTGGTGCAGATACTGATGTTCCAGCAGGAGATATTGGTGTAGGTGGTAGAGAAATCGGTTTCTTATACGGCCAATATAAAAGAATTAAAGGATTATCTGAAGGAGTATTAACTGGTAAAGCTTTATCTTACGGAGGTTCTTTAACTAGGACTGAAGCTACTGGTTACGGATTATTATACTTCACTGATGAAATGTTAAAAAACAATGATATTGACATCAAAGATAAAACTATTGTTGTATCTGGTGCAGGAAATGTAGCTATTTATGCAATTGAAAAAGCTCAACAATTAGGTGGAAAACCTGTAACCTGTTCTGATTCTACTGGTTGGATTTACGACCCAGAAGGAATTGATGTTGAATTATTAAAAGAAGTTAAAGAAGTAAAACGTGCAAGATTAACTGAATATGCTAGAGAAAGACCAAGTGCAGAATACCATGAAGGTAAAGGTGTATGGTCTATTAAATGTGATATTGCTCTTCCATGTGCTACTCAAAATGAATTAGACTTAGAAGATGCAAAAATCTTAGTAGAAAACGGTGTTTTAGCAGTAGCTGAAGGAGCTAACATGCCAACCACTATTGAAGCAACTGAATACTTCCAAGCTAATGATGTATTATTTGGACCAGGTAAAGCTTCCAACGCTGGTGGAGTAGCTACTTCTGCTTTAGAAATGGCTCAAAACTCTCAAAGATTATCTTGGACCTTTGAAGAAGTTGACTCTAAACTTCAAAATATTATGCAAAACATCTTCCACAACATCGATGATGCAGCAAAAGCTTATGGTTTAGATAAAAACTATGTAGCTGGAGCAAACATTGCAGGATTCGAAAAAGTTGTAGATGCAATGAATGCACAAGGAATTGTATAATTCCTTTGCTTTTTCTTTTTTTTATTATTTTTTTTCAGTTTATTTTTAGTTCTATTTTTTATAATTTAATAGCTATTTTTTTTCATGTTATCAATTTGTTATGAAAATACTTTTTTAATAGTTAAATTAAAATTATTATTTAACTAGTTAATAGGGTTGTAATTTTTATGAGTAATGGTAATTATGAATGGATTCCTTTTTATGAGGAATTCGCAGATAGCTTATTGAAGTACAAAAACAATAGAAAAGAACTTATTGATAAGATTTATAAGTGTTATGATGAGAATAACATTCAAATAGCTACTTTAGAAGGAGATGGTGCTAGCAAATCAATATTTCCTTTTGATATAGATCCATTTACAGTTTTTGCATTATTTAATAAGAAAATATCTGATGATAATCGTATAAAGTTAGTTAATATATTTAAACAAGAATTTTCACTTTCAAGTAATGCTCCTGAACATTTTGATGGTATTCCTTTAGTAAATAATCTTTCTGCAACTTTTTATTATTTTTCTGATTCTCGTGGAGATAAAGATATTGATAATTTGTGGGGTGTTTTTGAAGCAGCACTTGAAATTTCTAAAAAGCCTAATGAAATAGCTATTAATAAATTCATGTCTTATTATGATAATGTTCTTAAACAAAAGGGAATTAAATGGAAAATTACTATGGGTCTATTTTGGATTAGGCCTAATAAATTTATTAATTTAGATGCTACCAATAGATCTTTTTTAGAAGAGGAATCTCACTTATCAGATACTGTTGCTAATAAAATAAAGAATTTAAAAAACCCTCCAAAAGCCATTGAATATCTTCAACTCTGTGAAGATGTTAAATCAGTTTTAAGTAGTTACTCTTTCAACTATAAAACATTCTCTGAACTTTCACATGAAGCATATACTCAAAAAGATGTAAATGATAGTGATTTGCCCGTTGATGGTCTTGGAGATGAGGATGTAAAAACAACTAAATATTGGATTTATTCTCCAGGTGAAAGGGCTAATATGTGGGATGAATTTTATGAAAAGGGAATTATGGCTATTGGATGGGAAATTGGTGATTTAACTAAATTTAAATCCAAAGAAGAAATTTCTAAAGCTTTGCAAGATTATTATAATGATAATAAACCGCATAAGAATGAGGTTCATTGTTTATGGCAATTTGCACATGATATTCAAGTAGGAGATATAATATTTGTTAAAAGAGGTAGAAATGATATTGTGGGTAGGGGGATTGTAACCTCTGGCTATAAATTT is part of the Methanobrevibacter woesei genome and encodes:
- a CDS encoding zinc ribbon domain-containing protein, which encodes MVLRRCPQCNTTSDDKFGFCVKCGYEFPKIDVNENTCPLCGSENPPEATYCVKCGTPLIFKNAGEQTFDQPPIFIKYSENNPNKSSTSKFLIIMGYLFCILGGIVGLIIAIYLATRKDPVAKKHGRIQLGILILYVLIIALALSSGLVSVNDLINATTYNQSFNMTF
- a CDS encoding calcium-translocating P-type ATPase, PMCA-type is translated as MKDKILEKFKTSLNGLSSQEASARLEKYGPNELKEEKKKHPIVLFLLQFADVLILLLIVAAIAAYFVGDVIDTCVILIVVILNAVIGFIQEYRAEKAMEKLKSLVSTEAVVKRNGEVVKVAGNELTIGDIVLLEEGDKVPADLILIETNELRIDESSLTGESRPVTKSGEYDGSESLDLTDKKVEKQLASHIAYMDSAVVGGNAIGVVFAIGMDTSIGKIAEMIQGEEKETPLQAKVGKLGKTLAIIAIIVCAFVFVVELLKNIPIVETFMTAVSLAVAAVPEGLPAVLTLTLALGMQQMAKSNAVVRRLLAVETLGSCTIICTDKTGTLTENKMTVREEELFNKEKSYLICGLCTNTTIKDGKIIGDPTDGAIMKYGEDNNFIKSELEKEYPRIKELPLDSVRKRMTTIHSLSTSANENSIVLTKGAPELVLDLCKYIDKDGNIEILDNETKENMIKNISKMTNSALRVLGLAYKNFNYDDDKKSSEIESDLIFTGLVGMMDPPREEAKIAVKDCMDAGIQVKMITGDHQETAAAIAREIGILTDGRVINGEELDDLSEEEYLKAADDIQVYARVYPEQKMRIVETLQNKGNIVSMTGDGVNDAPALKKASIGVAMGSGTDVAKESADMVIQDDNFVTIVKAIREGRKIYDNIKRFVKFQVSTNIGAILTILGASFASLPIPFNPVQLLWINIIMDGPPAQTLGMEGEERDIMDRKPETGDILNKRVIIKIIVAGAVMAIGTLGLFAYNLNIGETESKAMTVAFTLFVVYQLFNAYNAKSNSDKRSTYLYIAIAISFVLQLLVIYVPYLQMIFRTSAIGLIDWVLIFLVACTILISDRIMNRLIPTD
- the gdhA gene encoding NADP-specific glutamate dehydrogenase, whose translation is MSYVDDVIELVVKQNPSEPEFHQAVKEVLESLRVVIEENEEEFKKNALLERLVNPERQLKFRVPWVDDNGQVQVNTGYRVQFNSAIGPYKGGLRFHPSVNVGIIKFLGFEQIFKNSLTGLPIGGGKGGSDFDPKGKSDREIMAFCQSFMTELCKYIGADTDVPAGDIGVGGREIGFLYGQYKRIKGLSEGVLTGKALSYGGSLTRTEATGYGLLYFTDEMLKNNDIDIKDKTIVVSGAGNVAIYAIEKAQQLGGKPVTCSDSTGWIYDPEGIDVELLKEVKEVKRARLTEYARERPSAEYHEGKGVWSIKCDIALPCATQNELDLEDAKILVENGVLAVAEGANMPTTIEATEYFQANDVLFGPGKASNAGGVATSALEMAQNSQRLSWTFEEVDSKLQNIMQNIFHNIDDAAKAYGLDKNYVAGANIAGFEKVVDAMNAQGIV
- a CDS encoding AAA family ATPase, yielding MSNGNYEWIPFYEEFADSLLKYKNNRKELIDKIYKCYDENNIQIATLEGDGASKSIFPFDIDPFTVFALFNKKISDDNRIKLVNIFKQEFSLSSNAPEHFDGIPLVNNLSATFYYFSDSRGDKDIDNLWGVFEAALEISKKPNEIAINKFMSYYDNVLKQKGIKWKITMGLFWIRPNKFINLDATNRSFLEEESHLSDTVANKIKNLKNPPKAIEYLQLCEDVKSVLSSYSFNYKTFSELSHEAYTQKDVNDSDLPVDGLGDEDVKTTKYWIYSPGERANMWDEFYEKGIMAIGWEIGDLTKFKSKEEISKALQDYYNDNKPHKNEVHCLWQFAHDIQVGDIIFVKRGRNDIVGRGIVTSGYKFNKGQYYSHSRTVQWIDKGIWSMKKNWDERTKSLPLKTLTEFTMYTHILNQIKDLFEEEDVESMKEYPSYLAEDFLNEVYIGKDEYFTLLNLLKNKKNLIIQGAPGVGKTFLAKRLAYSIMGLKDVDRCMMIQFHQSYSYEDFIMGFRPSKEGFELKHGSFYNFCKKAEEDDENDYFFIIDEINRGNISKIFGELFMLIENDKRGDKNKIRLVYSDELFFIPKNVYIIGLMNTADRSLAMIDYALRRRFAFFDLKPGFSSEGFIQYQKEINSSEFDNLIENIKTLNEEIKKDESLGEGFAIGHSYFANLNSEDIDEKLNYIVNHEIIPLLNEYWFDEPEKVEQWSNQLRSVIN
- the cobK gene encoding precorrin-6A reductase, translating into MKKLNVFLMGGTKESIEIIKFIKNNFNSYILTTTTTEYGSKLAIDGGSDATIAKPLPKDEIINILNGKTNFDIFIDATHPFASHVTNTAIEVSKICKIPYIRFERPTSNFENIDDSRVIQVNSFDDAGKLIAEKYNQSYVLHFAGANTMETILKYVSPEYFYPRILEVKSSLEKCEKLGVIKDHIIPMKGTSTTEENERLIEKTDASVIITKESGDIGGVISKIEAANSKNIDVVLITRPIIESLNEKDVVNSIEELNERLIKLN
- a CDS encoding UPF0146 family protein, which gives rise to MWEDLGEYILTITDKRPLKIAEIGVGKVDLVYQYLKKQDQVDIIKTDIRPADESVIKDDITNPNLDLYKDVDIIYSIRPPSELQPYLVKLKDLTNAKLIIRPLFNEDLNTGPRKMKLKNYKKASFYIL
- the rpsJ gene encoding 30S ribosomal protein S10, translated to MQQARIKLTGTDPEKLAYVCDQLKKIAERTGVDLSGPIPLPTKKLVVPTRKSPDGEGKASWEKWELRIHKRLVGIGADERAMRQVMKVNVPDNVSIEIELKD
- a CDS encoding GNAT family N-acetyltransferase yields the protein MRVREFVPNDLRRVHFIHETSFDQSYGLAIFRKLYDIGAGFLVAEDNGLVVGYILFWIKEENVGHIISIAVDEKYRCLKAGTMLLSRAISTLKICKLSKITLEVNENNKIAINFYKKFNFQVDRLVPKYYDNGDGAIVMYLDI
- the prf1 gene encoding peptide chain release factor aRF-1; the encoded protein is MAKATSKELYEFKKTLKELSGKRGKGTELVSVYIPHDKQLSDVGKQMRDELGQSANIKSKSTRKNVQSAIEVILQRIRLFKQPPENGLVLFVGMIPKGGPGTEKMETYVFEPPEAITTYWYQCNNEFFLEPLEHMIEEHETYGLAVIDRKEATIATLKGKKVTILNHLTSGVPGKHKAGGQSQRRFDRVIDLAAHEFKKRIGDHMNEDFLALEELKGVIIGGPGFTKEEFVKGDYLNYEIKDKIIATVDTSYTGEFGIREVIDKSADILNDLDVMHEKKIVQKFLKELIKEKGLAAYGENEVRNSLIMGAVDTLLLSEDLVAIHKVLKCPACGETKELTVKNEAEYSKADYRCEKCNESLKEESSLDLIDDFVEKAEEMDTTVEFISSETEEGMQLLRAFGGIAAILRYHLG